A window of Trichosurus vulpecula isolate mTriVul1 chromosome X unlocalized genomic scaffold, mTriVul1.pri SUPER_X_unloc_2, whole genome shotgun sequence contains these coding sequences:
- the LOC118833145 gene encoding eukaryotic peptide chain release factor GTP-binding subunit ERF3A-like, whose product MEARGPGGASPAAAATAAAAEAQNLSAAFSRQLNINAKPFVPNVHAAEFVPSFLRGPVQQSSPAGATAALGIGTGAGGPAGPKAPVEPSQEQFVLYDDSNSAVSMEISEAGVENGEAEMSSEESWEHKEEPSETKPGGGSLGDGGPPEESVPEMMMEEEEELPKPKSVIAPPGAPKKEHVNVVFIGHVDAGKSTIGGQIMYLTGMVDKRTLEKYEREAKEKNRETWYLSWALDTNQEERDKGKTVEVGRAYFETEKKHFTILDAPGHKSFVPNMIGGASQADLAVLVISARKGEFETGFEKGGQTREHAMLAKTAGVKHLIVLINKMDDPTVNWSHERYEECKEKLLPFLKKVGFNPRKDIHFMPCSGLTGANLKEQSDFCPWYIGLPFIPYLDDLPNFNRSVDGPIRLPIVDKYKDMGTVVLGKLESGSICKGQQLVMMPNKHNVEVLGILSDDVETDSVAPGENLKIRLKGIEEEEILPGFILCDPNNLCHSGCTFDAQIVIIEHKSIICPGYNAVLHIHTCIEEVEITALICLVDKKSGEKSKTRPRFVKQDQVCIARLRTAGTICLETFKDFPQMGRFTLRDEGKTIAIGKVLKLVPEKD is encoded by the coding sequence ATGGAAGCCCGGGGCCCCGGTGGCGCCTCCCCGGCCGCCGCCGCCACGGCAGCCGCGGCCGAGGCCCAGAACCTCAGCGCGGCCTTCAGCCGGCAGCTCAACATCAACGCCAAGCCGTTCGTGCCCAACGTCCACGCCGCTGAGTTCGTGCCGTCCTTCTTGCGGGGCCCTGTCCAGCAGTCGTCTCCAGCCGGAGCCACCGCCGCCCTGGGAATCGGCACCGGAGCAGGAGGCCCTGCTGGCCCCAAGGCACCTGTGGAACCTTCTCAAGAACAGTTTGTGTTGTATGATGATTCAAATTCAGCTGTTAGCATGGAAATTTCAGAAGCCGGTGTAGAAAATGGAGAGGCAGAAATGTCCTCGGAAGAGTCATGGGAGCACAAAGAAGAACCTAGTGAAACAAAGCCAGGGGGTGGCTCTTTAGGAGATGGAGGGCCTCCGGAGGAAAGTGTCCCAGAAATGatgatggaggaggaagaagaattacCAAAACCTAAATCTGTCATAGCACCGCCAGGTGCACCTAAAAAAGAACATGTAAATGTAGTATTCATTGGGCATGTAGATGCTGGTAAATCAACTATTGGAGGACAAATAATGTATTTGACTGGGATGGTTGACAAAAGAACACTTGAAAAATATGAACGAGAAGctaaagaaaagaacagagaaacTTGGTACTTGTCATGGGCCTTAGATACAAATCAGGAAGAGCGAGACAAAGGTAAAACTGTAGAAGTGGGCCGTGCCTACTTTGAGACAGAAAAGAAGCACTTCACCATCCTAGACGCCCCCGGGCACAAGAGTTTTGTTCCAAACATGATTGGTGGTGCTTCTCAAGCTGATCTGGCTGTTCTGGTAATCTCTGCCCGGAAAGGAGAgtttgaaactggatttgaaaaaGGAGGACAGACGAGAGAACATGCCATGTTGGCAAAAACAGCAGGTGTAAAACACTTAATAGTGCTTATTAATAAGATGGATGACCCAACGGTAAACTGGAGCCATGAAAGATATGAAGAATGTAAAGAAAAGTTGCTGCCATTTTTGAAAAAAGTTGGCTTCAATCCCAGAAAGGATATACACTTCATGCCCTGCTCAGGACTGACTGGcgcaaaccttaaagagcaatCAGATTTCTGTCCTTGGTACATTGGGTTACCATTTATTCCATATCTGGATGATTTGCCAAACTTCAACAGATCAGTTGATGGACCAATCAGGCTGCCAATTGTGGATAAATACAAGGATATGGGCACTGTGGTCCTGGGAAAGCTGGAATCGGGTTCTATTTGTAAAGGACAGCAGCTTGTGATGATGCCAAACAAGCACAATGTGGAAGTTCTTGGAATCCTTTCTGATGATGTAGAAACTGATTCTGTAGCTCCAGGTGAAAACCTCAAGATTAGACTGAAGGGAATTGAAGAAGAGGAAATTCTTCCAGGATTCATATTGTGTGATCCTAATAATCTTTGTCATTCTGGATGCACATTTGATGCCCAGATAGTGATTATTGAGCACAAATCCATCATCTGCCCAGGTTATAATGCGGTGCTGCACATTCATACCTGCATCGAAGAAGTCGAGATAACAGCCTTAATCTGCTTGGTAGACaaaaaatcaggagaaaaaagTAAGACACGACCACGTTTTGTCAAACAAGATCAAGTATGCATTGCCCGTTTAAGGACAGCAGGAACCATCTGCCTTGAGACCTTCAAAGATTTCCCTCAGATGGGACGTTTTACCTTAAGAGATGAGGGGAAGACCATCGCAATTGGAAAAGTCCTGAAACTGGTTCCAGAGAAGGACTAA